A genomic region of Cydia amplana chromosome 5, ilCydAmpl1.1, whole genome shotgun sequence contains the following coding sequences:
- the LOC134648116 gene encoding DNA primase large subunit-like produces MDLQIKRKSTRAPITGSLVETYPHDLQMYKLPPTENISLQEFETLALERLTLLRSLATGTTLKGLRIYSEEWTDYVLNELRTHGIKYYMKLCEKTACGTTEADLQARRKDHIAHFILRLAYCRTEELRRWFIAREMELFRMRFMIMRGETVDKFFKLNNLCYTNISDEEKDSIIHFLRESTPHQNIDNLKYYKVKFYEVLDLVRSRKAYLSGGYAYIPHKDFISVLSAQYRTHLKQSLAIASQHLSEVENDERLVGLLKGLHQTYTGTDYSDTKAVIPIESLDSLSVKSFPLCMRQLHEQLRSAHHLKHGGRLQYGLFLKGIGVTLEDSLRFWREEFTKIMELDKFEKQYAYNVRYNYGKEGSKRNYSPFSCMKIISNNVGPGDCHGCPFKHCDPSGLKNRLQGYALDPQAVNNVVDMVKKGHFQIACSKYFDAVHNVDLGLGINHPNQYFEESQKLQGDKKGENKVQVKKEIKTIKKEPGNDIEDMDFDEISEWKDS; encoded by the coding sequence ATGGATCTCCAAATCAAAAGGAAGTCTACAAGAGCACCCATTACCGGCAGTCTTGTAGAAACTTATCCGCACGATCTCCAAATGTATAAACTGCCTCCAACCGAAAACATTTCACTTCAAGAGTTCGAAACCTTGGCTTTGGAGAGACTTACTCTTCTGCGAAGTTTAGCAACTGGTACTACTTTAAAAGGACTTCGAATTTACTCTGAAGAATGGACAGATTACGTTCTGAATGAATTAAGAACACATGGCATCAAGTACTACATGAAGCTATGTGAAAAGACCGCTTGTGGTACTACTGAAGCCGATTTGCAGGCGAGACGTAAGGATCATATTGCACATTTTATACTACGTCTAGCATACTGTCGCACTGAGGAGTTACGACGATGGTTCATCGCGAGGGAAATGGAACTATTCCGAATGAGATTTATGATCATGAGGGGTGAAACTGTAGATAAATTCTTCAAACTAAACAATCTATGCTACACCAACATCTCAGATGAAGAAAAAGATAGCATCATTCATTTTCTGAGAGAATCTACTCCGCATCAAAACATTGACAATTTGAAATACTACAAAGTCAAATTCTATGAAGTGTTGGACCTTGTTAGATCTAGGAAAGCTTACCTGAGTGGTGGATATGCTTATATTCCGCATAAGGATTTCATATCAGTTCTGTCAGCTCAGTATCGGACACACTTGAAGCAGAGTCTAGCCATTGCTTCACAACATCTCTCAGAGGTTGAAAATGATGAGAGGCTTGTAGGGTTGCTGAAAGGATTGCACCAGACATACACAGGCACTGACTATAGTGACACTAAGGCAGTTATACCTATTGAAAGCCTGGACTCCCTGTCTGTGAAATCATTCCCACTCTGCATGAGGCAATTGCATGAGCAGCTGCGATCAGCCCACCATCTCAAACACGGAGGGAGACTCCAATATGGACTGTTCCTTAAAGGCATTGGAGTTACATTGGAAGACTCTCTAAGATTCTGGAGGGAAGAGTTCACAAAAATAATGGAATTGGACAAATTTGAGAAGCAATATGCCTACAATGTGAGGTATAATTATGGTAAGGAAGGTAGCAAGAGGAATTATTCACCATTCAGCTGCATGAAGATAATAAGCAATAATGTGGGACCTGGTGACTGCCATGGCTGTCCTTTCAAACACTGCGACCCCAGTGGCTTGAAAAATAGACTACAAGGATATGCCTTAGACCCCCAAGCAGTAAACAATGTTGTAGATATGGTCAAAAAGGGCCATTTCCAGATAGCCTGCAGTAAATACTTTGATGCTGTGCATAATGTCGACTTAGGTTTAGGTATCAATCATCCGAATCAGTACTTTGAGGAGAGCCAGAAGCTTCAAGGAGACAAGAAAGGTGAAAATAAAGTACAAGTTAAGAAAGaaattaaaactatcaaaaaggAGCCTGGGAATGACATTGAAGACATGGATTTTGATGAAATATCTGAATGGAAAGATTCCTAA